One genomic window of Ottowia oryzae includes the following:
- the gcvH gene encoding glycine cleavage system protein GcvH — MTTQYTEDHEWIRVEGDIATVGITQHAQDALGDVVFVDLPEVGKTYAQKEVAGVVESVKAAADVYMPVSGEVTEVNEALRGEPSLANSDPAGAGWFFKVRLSEPAQVAALMDEAAYTAFAGA; from the coding sequence ATGACCACCCAGTACACAGAAGACCACGAATGGATCCGCGTGGAGGGCGACATCGCCACCGTCGGCATCACCCAGCACGCGCAGGATGCGCTGGGCGACGTCGTGTTCGTCGACCTGCCCGAAGTGGGCAAAACCTACGCCCAGAAGGAAGTGGCGGGTGTGGTTGAAAGCGTGAAGGCCGCGGCCGACGTGTACATGCCCGTCAGCGGCGAAGTCACCGAAGTGAACGAAGCCCTGCGCGGCGAACCTAGCCTGGCCAACAGCGACCCGGCCGGCGCGGGCTGGTTCTTCAAGGTGCGCCTGTCCGAGCCGGCGCAAGTGGCCGCCCTGATGGACGAAGCCGCCTACACGGCCTTTGCCGGCGCCTGA
- the gcvP gene encoding aminomethyl-transferring glycine dehydrogenase has product MSAAPATATPTDLSQLENAGEFIARHIGVTPDEERQMLAVIGEPSRQALINAIVPRSIARSDDMALPPVTTEAAALAELKAIAGQNRLLKSFIGQGYYGCHTPGVILRNVLENPAWYTAYTPYQAEISQGRMEALVNFQTMVTDLTGMDIANASMLDEATAAAEAMTLARRSVKAKGSVILVSGDAHPQTIEVMQTRAAPLGLTVKLANSAEEWAAAVAADDYFAALIQYPSSSGWLTDWSSEVDKVHAKGAAAIFAADLLALTLVKSPGEMGADIVVGSTQRLGMPMGAGGPHAAYMACKDAIKRSLPGRLVGVSVDVHGKPAYRLALQTREQHIRREKATSNICTAQVLPAVVASMYAVYHGPVGLQRIAQRVARFTSIFTAGVKQLGLATTHHASAFDTVCFKTDDATDSIAARAVQAGANLRKAWQDYLCVSFDETHTRADVELLWSVFANGQPLPDFAALEGTAPDLLPAELRRTSAYLTHPVFNSHHSETGMLRYIRQLSDKDLALDRSMIPLGSCTMKLNATSEMIPITWPEFANVHPFAPADQQKGYAELDSQLRRWLSTITGYADVSLQPNAGSQGEYAGLLAIKAWHAARGDAQRDVCLIPSSAHGTNPASAQMVGLKVVVTKCDERGNVDLDDLRARCEQYRDQLACVMITYPSTHGVFETQVKELCQIVHQHGGRVYVDGANMNALVGVAAPGAFGGDVSHLNLHKTFCIPHGGGGPGVGPVCVVEDLVPYLPTRPGQGDEAQATPAGRVGPVSAAPYGNASVLPISWMYIRMMGAAGLKHATETAILSANYISKRLAEHYPTLYASEGQDGRPGHVAHECILDLRGLKDTSGVMAEDVAKRLADYGFHAPTLSFPVANTLMVEPTESETLQELDRFIDAMIAIRHEIRRIEQGEWPQDDNPLKNAPHTAESLMAADWPHPYPRDVGAALAQRLPGSVKYWPPVGRVDNVYGDRNLFCSCLPVEDFAA; this is encoded by the coding sequence ATGTCCGCCGCCCCTGCTACCGCCACCCCCACCGATTTGAGCCAGCTGGAGAACGCTGGCGAATTCATCGCGCGCCACATCGGCGTGACACCCGACGAAGAGCGCCAGATGCTGGCCGTGATTGGCGAGCCCTCGCGCCAGGCGCTGATTAACGCCATCGTGCCGCGCAGCATCGCGCGCAGCGACGACATGGCGCTGCCGCCCGTGACCACCGAGGCCGCCGCGCTGGCCGAGCTGAAAGCGATCGCCGGCCAGAACCGCCTGCTCAAGAGCTTCATCGGCCAGGGCTACTACGGTTGCCACACCCCCGGCGTGATCCTGCGCAATGTCCTGGAAAACCCCGCCTGGTACACCGCCTACACGCCCTACCAGGCCGAGATCAGCCAGGGCCGCATGGAAGCGCTGGTCAACTTTCAGACCATGGTGACCGACCTCACCGGCATGGACATCGCCAACGCCTCGATGCTGGACGAAGCCACCGCCGCCGCCGAGGCGATGACGCTGGCGCGCCGGTCGGTCAAGGCCAAGGGCAGCGTGATCCTGGTCAGCGGCGACGCGCACCCGCAAACCATCGAGGTGATGCAAACCCGCGCCGCGCCGCTGGGCTTGACGGTCAAGTTGGCCAATTCGGCCGAGGAGTGGGCCGCGGCCGTCGCCGCCGACGACTACTTTGCCGCGCTGATCCAGTACCCCAGCAGCAGCGGCTGGCTGACCGACTGGAGCAGCGAGGTGGACAAGGTCCACGCCAAGGGCGCGGCCGCCATCTTCGCCGCCGACCTGCTGGCGCTGACGCTGGTCAAGTCGCCCGGCGAGATGGGCGCCGACATCGTGGTGGGCAGCACCCAGCGCCTGGGCATGCCCATGGGCGCAGGCGGCCCGCACGCCGCCTACATGGCCTGTAAAGACGCCATCAAGCGCAGCCTGCCGGGGCGCCTGGTGGGCGTCAGCGTGGACGTGCACGGCAAGCCGGCCTACCGCCTGGCGCTGCAAACGCGCGAGCAGCACATCCGCCGCGAAAAGGCGACCAGCAACATCTGCACCGCGCAGGTGCTGCCCGCCGTGGTGGCCAGCATGTACGCCGTGTACCACGGCCCCGTGGGGCTGCAGCGCATCGCGCAGCGCGTGGCGCGCTTCACCAGCATCTTCACGGCCGGCGTGAAGCAACTGGGCTTGGCCACCACGCACCACGCATCGGCGTTTGACACGGTGTGCTTCAAAACCGATGACGCTACCGATTCAATAGCTGCCCGCGCTGTACAGGCGGGCGCCAACCTGCGAAAAGCTTGGCAAGACTACCTGTGCGTGTCGTTCGACGAAACGCATACGCGCGCTGACGTCGAGCTGCTTTGGTCGGTGTTCGCCAACGGCCAGCCGCTGCCCGACTTCGCCGCGCTGGAAGGCACCGCGCCCGACCTGCTGCCCGCCGAGCTACGTCGCACCAGCGCCTACCTCACGCACCCGGTGTTCAACAGCCACCACAGCGAAACCGGCATGCTGCGCTACATCCGCCAGCTGTCTGACAAAGACCTGGCGCTGGACCGCAGCATGATCCCCCTGGGCAGCTGCACGATGAAGCTGAACGCCACCAGCGAGATGATCCCCATCACCTGGCCCGAGTTCGCCAACGTGCACCCCTTTGCGCCCGCCGACCAGCAGAAAGGCTACGCCGAGCTGGACAGCCAACTGCGCCGCTGGCTGTCCACCATCACCGGCTACGCCGACGTCAGCCTGCAGCCCAACGCGGGCAGCCAGGGCGAATACGCTGGCCTGCTGGCCATCAAGGCTTGGCACGCCGCGCGCGGCGATGCGCAGCGCGACGTGTGCCTGATTCCCAGCAGCGCGCACGGCACCAACCCGGCCAGCGCGCAAATGGTGGGCCTGAAAGTGGTCGTGACCAAGTGCGACGAGCGCGGCAACGTCGACCTGGACGACCTGCGCGCCCGGTGCGAACAGTACCGCGACCAGCTCGCCTGCGTGATGATCACCTACCCCAGCACGCACGGCGTGTTTGAAACGCAGGTGAAGGAGCTGTGCCAGATCGTGCACCAGCACGGCGGCCGCGTGTACGTGGATGGCGCCAACATGAACGCCCTGGTCGGCGTGGCCGCACCCGGCGCGTTTGGCGGCGACGTGAGCCACCTGAACCTGCACAAGACCTTCTGCATTCCCCACGGCGGCGGCGGCCCCGGCGTCGGCCCCGTGTGCGTGGTGGAAGACCTGGTGCCCTACCTGCCCACGCGGCCCGGCCAGGGCGATGAAGCCCAGGCCACGCCCGCCGGCCGCGTCGGCCCCGTCAGCGCAGCGCCCTACGGCAACGCCAGCGTGCTGCCCATCAGCTGGATGTACATCCGCATGATGGGCGCCGCCGGCCTGAAGCACGCCACCGAAACCGCCATCCTGAGCGCCAACTACATCAGCAAGCGCCTGGCCGAGCATTACCCCACGCTGTACGCCAGCGAAGGTCAAGACGGCCGCCCCGGCCACGTGGCGCACGAGTGCATCCTGGACCTGCGCGGCCTGAAAGACACCAGCGGCGTGATGGCCGAAGACGTGGCCAAGCGCCTGGCCGACTACGGCTTTCACGCGCCTACGCTGAGCTTTCCGGTGGCCAACACGTTGATGGTGGAGCCCACCGAAAGCGAAACGCTGCAAGAGCTGGACCGCTTTATCGACGCGATGATCGCCATCCGCCACGAAATCCGCCGCATCGAGCAAGGCGAGTGGCCCCAGGACGACAACCCGCTGAAAAACGCGCCCCACACCGCCGAAAGCCTGATGGCCGCCGATTGGCCGCACCCCTACCCGCGCGACGTGGGCGCGGCCTTGGCACAGCGCCTGCCCGGCAGCGTCAAATACTGGCCGCCGGTGGGCCGGGTGGACAATGTCTACGGCGACCGCAACCTGTTCTGCAGCTGCCTGCCGGTGGAAGACTTCGCGGCCTGA
- a CDS encoding GNAT family N-acetyltransferase, whose amino-acid sequence MNAPAAPHAPFSPTLAVRRVDYTLPADRRALVDLLNAYAMDPMGGGEALADDVQARLCDDLAQRPTAASFIAWLGDEPVGLINTFEAYSTFKAKPLLNVHDVAVLSAHRGRGVGQALLAACEALARERGCCKLTLEVLSGNRRALRSYESFGFVPYVLDPAEGNALLMQKWL is encoded by the coding sequence GTGAACGCCCCCGCCGCCCCCCACGCACCTTTTTCCCCTACGCTGGCCGTGCGCCGCGTGGACTACACGCTGCCCGCCGACCGCCGCGCGCTGGTCGACCTGCTGAACGCCTACGCGATGGACCCGATGGGCGGCGGCGAAGCGCTGGCCGACGACGTGCAGGCCCGCCTGTGCGACGACCTGGCCCAGCGGCCCACCGCGGCCAGCTTCATCGCCTGGCTGGGCGATGAGCCCGTGGGCCTGATCAACACGTTCGAGGCCTATTCCACCTTCAAGGCCAAGCCGCTGCTGAACGTGCACGACGTCGCCGTGCTGTCGGCGCACCGCGGCCGTGGCGTGGGCCAGGCTCTGCTGGCCGCCTGCGAAGCGCTGGCGCGAGAGCGCGGCTGCTGCAAACTGACGCTGGAAGTGCTGAGCGGCAACCGCCGCGCCCTGCGCAGCTACGAAAGCTTCGGCTTCGTGCCCTACGTGCTCGACCCGGCCGAAGGCAACGCGCTGCTGATGCAGAAGTGGCTTTGA
- a CDS encoding class II 3-deoxy-7-phosphoheptulonate synthase, whose product MPPPNAPAATTPPSAWHPASWRTHPARQMPTYPDAQALASACGQLAQFPPLIFAGEVRALRAQLAEVAAGRAFLLQGGDCAESFDTLDGAAARETFRVMLQMAVVLTYGAARPVVKVGRIAGQFAKPRSADTETQGDVTLPSYRGDIINGAPFAAADRAPQPERLLRAYSASAATLNLLRALAQGGFADLHQLHAWTADFVRHSPQGQRYQALADRISEALAFMAACGFTSQHMAQLREVAVYTSHEALLLPYEEALTRRGDGLRAQDTGDWFGGSAHMLWLGERTRQLDGAHIEYLRGIANPVGVKIGPQATPADVLALLNAIDPARQPGRTVLITRMGAGKLAAHLPPLLAAVRDAGHPAVWACDPMHGNTVTTRHGVKTRDFDNIVQEVREFFAAHAQEGTVAGGLHVELTGQDVTECRGGGQNLTDDNLQTNYTSACDPRLNGSQSLELAFLVADLLRGR is encoded by the coding sequence ATGCCGCCGCCCAACGCCCCCGCCGCAACCACGCCACCTTCCGCCTGGCACCCTGCCAGCTGGCGCACGCACCCGGCCCGGCAGATGCCCACCTACCCCGACGCGCAGGCGCTGGCCAGCGCGTGCGGGCAGCTGGCGCAGTTTCCGCCGCTGATCTTCGCGGGCGAAGTGCGGGCGCTGCGCGCGCAGCTGGCCGAAGTGGCGGCCGGGCGCGCCTTTTTGCTGCAGGGCGGTGACTGCGCCGAAAGCTTTGACACGCTGGACGGCGCCGCCGCGCGCGAAACCTTCCGCGTCATGCTGCAGATGGCCGTGGTGCTGACCTACGGCGCCGCGCGCCCGGTGGTCAAGGTGGGGCGCATCGCCGGGCAGTTCGCCAAGCCGCGCTCGGCCGACACCGAAACGCAAGGCGACGTCACCCTGCCCAGCTACCGGGGCGACATCATCAACGGCGCGCCCTTCGCCGCCGCCGACCGCGCGCCCCAGCCCGAACGGCTGCTGCGCGCCTATTCGGCCAGCGCCGCCACGCTCAACCTGCTGCGCGCGCTGGCCCAGGGCGGCTTTGCCGACCTGCACCAGCTGCACGCCTGGACGGCCGATTTCGTGCGCCACAGCCCCCAGGGCCAGCGCTACCAGGCGCTGGCCGACCGCATCAGCGAAGCGCTGGCCTTCATGGCGGCCTGCGGCTTCACGTCCCAACACATGGCGCAACTGCGCGAAGTGGCGGTGTACACCTCGCATGAGGCGCTGCTGCTGCCCTATGAAGAGGCGCTGACGCGGCGCGGCGACGGCTTGCGCGCGCAAGACACGGGCGACTGGTTCGGCGGATCGGCCCACATGCTGTGGCTGGGCGAGCGCACCCGCCAGCTGGACGGCGCGCACATCGAATACCTGCGCGGCATCGCCAACCCGGTGGGCGTGAAGATCGGCCCGCAGGCCACGCCCGCCGACGTGCTGGCGCTGCTGAACGCCATCGACCCGGCGCGCCAGCCCGGCCGCACCGTGCTGATCACCCGCATGGGCGCGGGCAAGCTGGCCGCGCACCTGCCGCCGCTGCTGGCCGCCGTGCGCGACGCGGGCCACCCGGCCGTGTGGGCGTGCGACCCGATGCACGGCAACACCGTAACCACCCGCCACGGCGTTAAAACGCGCGATTTCGACAACATCGTGCAGGAGGTGCGCGAATTCTTTGCCGCCCACGCGCAAGAAGGCACGGTGGCCGGCGGCCTGCACGTCGAGCTGACGGGCCAGGACGTCACCGAATGCCGCGGCGGCGGCCAGAACCTGACCGACGACAACCTGCAGACCAACTACACCAGCGCGTGCGACCCGCGCCTGAACGGCTCACAAAGCCTGGAGCTGGCTTTTCTGGTGGCTGACCTGCTGCGCGGGCGCTGA
- a CDS encoding DoxX family protein, translating to MVDITTAPWGILVLRLALGALFLAHGLRKLLVSKPAGVEGYFRSLGLPGWVGLLTMAAEILGGVALLLGVWPRYVALALTPMMVGTIVLVHGKNGFVFDNKGGGWEYSALWSVALVAVFLLGDGPFALCPSPNWF from the coding sequence ATGGTCGACATCACCACCGCGCCCTGGGGCATTCTGGTTCTGCGCCTGGCCTTGGGCGCGCTGTTTCTGGCGCACGGGCTGCGCAAGCTGCTGGTGTCCAAGCCCGCGGGGGTGGAGGGCTACTTCCGCTCGCTCGGCCTGCCCGGCTGGGTGGGGCTGCTGACCATGGCGGCCGAAATCCTGGGTGGCGTGGCGCTGCTGCTGGGTGTGTGGCCGCGCTACGTGGCGCTGGCGCTCACGCCGATGATGGTGGGCACCATCGTGCTGGTGCACGGCAAGAACGGCTTTGTGTTCGACAACAAGGGCGGCGGCTGGGAATACTCGGCGCTGTGGTCGGTGGCGCTGGTCGCGGTGTTCTTGCTGGGCGATGGGCCTTTCGCCCTGTGCCCGTCGCCTAACTGGTTCTGA
- a CDS encoding DUF2889 domain-containing protein — protein sequence MPLSTPAPRSHLHNRHVVYRGYRREDGLWDIEAELRDTKTGDFTVSSERVWRGGEPIHGMAIRLTVDSQAVVRAIEVAMDDVPHGACPAAAPPMQRMVGSSLARGWRRSIDQHLGGIEGCAHLRELLFNMATAAFQTMVDAVLPADAPPPFLGKCKTWDFDGETVQRIYPMFYQRRHERVA from the coding sequence GTGCCCCTGTCTACGCCTGCCCCCCGTTCCCACCTGCACAACCGCCACGTCGTTTACCGCGGCTACCGCCGCGAGGACGGCCTGTGGGACATCGAAGCCGAGCTGCGCGACACGAAGACGGGCGATTTCACCGTCAGCAGTGAGCGCGTGTGGCGCGGGGGCGAGCCGATCCACGGCATGGCCATCCGCCTGACGGTGGACAGCCAGGCCGTGGTGCGCGCCATCGAAGTGGCGATGGACGACGTGCCCCACGGCGCCTGCCCGGCTGCGGCGCCGCCTATGCAGCGCATGGTGGGCAGCAGCCTGGCGCGCGGTTGGCGCCGGTCCATCGACCAGCACCTGGGCGGCATCGAAGGTTGCGCGCACCTGCGCGAATTGCTGTTCAACATGGCCACCGCCGCGTTTCAGACGATGGTGGACGCCGTGCTGCCCGCCGACGCGCCGCCGCCCTTTCTGGGCAAGTGCAAGACCTGGGACTTCGACGGCGAGACGGTGCAGCGCATCTACCCCATGTTCTACCAGCGGCGGCATGAGCGGGTGGCATAG
- a CDS encoding P1 family peptidase, which produces MPPANVNPLHPGAISDVRGISVGHHTLHERPTGCSVVLAEAGAVGGVDVRGAAPGTRETDLLNPANLVGVVHAVLLSGGSAWGLDAAAGVMRWLDGRGIGLPVGTAPGQRVPIVPAAVLFDLHVGDARIRPGADAGWAACEDAAHAGTGAALAQGNIGAGAGASVGKLFGMAHAMKGGIGTASITLQGVTVGALIAVNALGDVVDSGTGQPIAGARTADGQALRGSVAAVLSGQAPQAILAGTNTTIGVIATDATLTKAQCQRLAGAGHDGLARAIRPVHTMSDGDTLFALATGQAGALDFNTLCILAAEVTARASANAVRAASALRVGDLWLPAARDLAG; this is translated from the coding sequence ATGCCACCAGCCAACGTCAACCCTTTGCACCCCGGCGCCATCAGCGATGTGCGCGGTATTTCCGTGGGCCACCACACCTTGCACGAGCGGCCCACCGGCTGCAGCGTGGTGCTGGCCGAAGCCGGCGCCGTGGGCGGCGTGGACGTGCGCGGCGCGGCGCCCGGCACGCGCGAGACCGACTTGCTCAACCCCGCCAACCTGGTCGGCGTGGTGCACGCGGTGCTGCTGTCAGGCGGCAGCGCCTGGGGGCTGGACGCCGCCGCCGGCGTGATGCGCTGGCTGGACGGGCGCGGCATCGGCCTGCCGGTGGGCACCGCGCCGGGCCAGCGCGTGCCCATCGTGCCCGCGGCGGTGCTGTTCGACCTGCACGTGGGCGACGCGCGCATCCGCCCCGGCGCCGACGCTGGCTGGGCCGCCTGCGAAGACGCCGCCCACGCGGGCACGGGCGCCGCGCTGGCGCAGGGCAACATCGGCGCGGGGGCGGGCGCCAGCGTGGGCAAGCTGTTTGGCATGGCGCACGCGATGAAGGGCGGCATCGGCACCGCGTCCATCACGCTGCAGGGCGTCACCGTGGGCGCGCTGATCGCCGTCAACGCGCTGGGCGACGTGGTGGACAGCGGCACCGGCCAACCCATTGCGGGCGCCCGCACCGCCGACGGGCAAGCGCTGCGCGGCAGCGTGGCGGCGGTGCTGTCCGGCCAGGCGCCGCAGGCCATTCTGGCGGGCACCAACACCACCATCGGCGTGATCGCTACCGACGCCACGCTGACCAAGGCGCAATGCCAGCGCCTGGCCGGCGCCGGGCACGACGGCCTGGCCCGCGCGATTCGCCCGGTGCACACGATGAGCGACGGCGACACGCTGTTTGCACTGGCCACGGGCCAGGCGGGCGCGCTGGACTTCAACACCTTGTGCATCCTGGCCGCCGAAGTCACCGCGCGCGCCAGCGCCAACGCCGTGCGCGCGGCCAGCGCGCTGCGCGTGGGCGATCTGTGGCTGCCTGCGGCGCGCGATTTGGCGGGGTGA
- a CDS encoding TAXI family TRAP transporter solute-binding subunit gives MIGPLRRTLTLWVLAVRDMLASAGPVAFLAVGLLVAAYWWLDPQPPKTVRLATGPEGSAYAGFGKRYAAALAREGITVQLIPTEGSVANLQLLRDGQADVAFVRGGSGAAPATANGSGLAPPEMPASGASAPEAAAPADDDASLQSLGALFYEPLWIFYRPQALLATGDGQGAAPGAATVNAAGATSPATSPASSPAAATARQAASGTAPGASRQGTRPPQANTSQATTSQATTPPVTPAPPLAPQSIAQISRLRLNVDQPGSGVPQLMQRLLRANGLHAEQMPLSHLAPNAAAQALLAGQLDALVLTSAPQSAVVRQLLRTPGVQVLELAQADAYTRRFPFLRTVTLPRGVADLAADVPPHDVTLLAATTSLLSREDTHPALRQLFAQAAQTIHSRAGWLNGTREFPNTRTSELPVSPEGERAINGAPPFWQRYLPFWASNLLDRMWLVIGGLIVLLLPLSRVVPPLYTFRVRRRVFRWYARLRAIEDKLDNGTGERTELLDELDELDRVANGIAVPLAHADELFALRNNIDLVRKRLLAKRPA, from the coding sequence ATGATCGGACCCTTGCGGCGCACCCTCACCCTGTGGGTGCTGGCGGTGCGCGACATGCTGGCCTCGGCCGGGCCGGTGGCTTTTCTGGCCGTCGGCCTGCTGGTGGCCGCGTACTGGTGGCTGGACCCGCAGCCGCCCAAGACCGTGCGCCTGGCCACCGGGCCCGAAGGCAGCGCGTACGCGGGATTTGGCAAGCGCTACGCAGCGGCGCTGGCGCGCGAAGGCATCACGGTACAGCTGATCCCCACCGAAGGCTCTGTCGCCAACCTGCAGCTGCTGCGCGACGGCCAGGCCGACGTGGCTTTTGTGCGCGGCGGCAGCGGCGCGGCGCCCGCCACCGCCAACGGCTCGGGGTTGGCACCGCCCGAAATGCCCGCGTCCGGCGCCAGCGCGCCCGAGGCCGCCGCACCCGCTGACGACGACGCCAGCCTGCAGTCGCTGGGCGCGCTGTTCTATGAGCCGCTGTGGATCTTCTACCGGCCCCAGGCGCTGCTGGCGACGGGCGACGGGCAAGGCGCCGCACCGGGCGCGGCAACGGTCAACGCCGCCGGCGCCACATCACCCGCCACATCACCCGCTTCATCACCTGCCGCAGCGACCGCACGGCAGGCGGCGTCCGGCACCGCTCCCGGCGCATCGCGCCAAGGCACCCGCCCGCCGCAGGCCAACACCTCGCAGGCCACCACCTCGCAGGCCACCACGCCGCCAGTCACACCCGCGCCCCCGCTGGCGCCGCAATCCATCGCCCAGATCAGCCGCCTGCGCCTGAACGTGGACCAGCCCGGCAGCGGCGTGCCGCAGCTGATGCAGCGCCTGCTGCGCGCCAACGGCCTGCATGCCGAGCAGATGCCGCTCAGCCACCTGGCGCCCAACGCCGCCGCGCAGGCGCTGCTGGCCGGCCAGCTGGACGCGCTGGTGCTGACCAGCGCGCCGCAATCGGCCGTGGTGCGCCAGCTGCTTCGCACACCCGGCGTGCAGGTGCTGGAGCTGGCCCAGGCCGACGCGTACACGCGCCGCTTTCCTTTCCTGCGCACGGTGACGCTGCCGCGCGGCGTGGCCGATCTGGCCGCCGACGTGCCGCCGCACGACGTCACGCTGCTGGCGGCCACCACCTCGCTGCTGTCGCGCGAAGACACGCACCCCGCGCTGCGCCAGCTGTTTGCCCAGGCCGCGCAAACCATCCACAGCCGCGCGGGCTGGCTGAACGGCACGCGCGAATTCCCCAATACCCGCACCAGCGAGCTGCCCGTCAGCCCCGAGGGCGAGCGCGCCATCAACGGCGCGCCCCCGTTCTGGCAGCGCTACCTGCCGTTCTGGGCCAGCAACCTGCTGGACCGCATGTGGCTGGTGATCGGCGGCTTGATCGTGCTGCTGCTGCCGCTGTCGCGCGTGGTGCCGCCGCTGTACACCTTCCGCGTGCGCCGCCGCGTGTTCCGCTGGTACGCGCGCTTGCGCGCGATCGAGGACAAGCTGGACAACGGCACGGGCGAGCGCACCGAACTGCTCGACGAGCTGGACGAGCTGGACCGCGTGGCCAACGGCATCGCCGTGCCGCTGGCGCACGCCGACGAGCTGTTCGCGCTGCGCAACAACATCGACCTGGTGCGCAAGCGCCTGCTGGCCAAGCGCCCGGCGTGA
- a CDS encoding asparaginase: MNADSPAPSQALSPGARRPSIAVVATGGTIAGAGTGGDGAPSAAYQSAVVSADALLRGVPALNRLAALRAEQLFQIDSADFTDEHLLQLARRVAALCAQDDVDGVVVTHGTDTMEESAYFLHLTVPTHKPIVLTGAMRPGTAPAADGPANLLHAVAVAAHPGSAGRGVLVVMNEQIHSGRDVAKVHSMRLDAFASPHGALGLVLEGQPRWYRAVVRPHTATSEFDIRQITGALPLVGVVAGHGNMRAEIFEAWVAAGARAIVHAGFGGGTVPDYLKALLPALRGRGVQVVRAARVGDGPVIRNANFDDDAAGSVVVDDQSPQRARLLAALSLARGDDAAAMQQAFWRY, encoded by the coding sequence ATGAACGCCGACAGCCCCGCACCAAGCCAAGCCCTCAGCCCCGGCGCGCGCCGCCCTTCCATCGCCGTCGTGGCCACGGGCGGAACGATTGCGGGCGCCGGCACGGGCGGCGACGGTGCGCCGTCGGCCGCTTACCAATCCGCCGTGGTGTCGGCCGATGCCCTGCTGCGCGGCGTGCCCGCGCTGAACCGGCTGGCCGCGCTGCGGGCCGAGCAGCTGTTTCAGATCGATTCGGCCGATTTCACCGACGAGCACCTGCTGCAGCTGGCCCGGCGCGTGGCCGCGCTGTGCGCGCAGGACGACGTGGACGGGGTGGTCGTCACCCACGGCACCGACACGATGGAAGAGTCGGCGTACTTCCTGCACCTCACGGTGCCCACGCACAAGCCCATCGTGCTGACGGGCGCCATGCGCCCCGGCACCGCGCCCGCCGCCGATGGCCCGGCCAACCTGCTGCACGCGGTGGCGGTGGCGGCCCACCCGGGCAGCGCGGGGCGGGGCGTGCTGGTGGTGATGAACGAGCAAATCCACAGCGGCCGCGACGTGGCCAAAGTGCACAGCATGCGGCTGGACGCGTTTGCCTCGCCCCACGGCGCGCTGGGCCTGGTGCTGGAAGGGCAGCCCCGCTGGTACCGCGCTGTGGTGCGTCCGCACACGGCGACCAGCGAATTCGACATTCGGCAGATCACCGGCGCGCTGCCGCTGGTGGGCGTGGTGGCCGGGCACGGCAACATGCGCGCCGAGATTTTTGAGGCCTGGGTGGCCGCCGGGGCGCGTGCCATCGTGCATGCGGGCTTTGGCGGCGGCACGGTGCCCGACTACCTGAAGGCGCTGCTGCCGGCGCTGCGCGGGCGCGGCGTGCAGGTTGTGCGCGCCGCCCGCGTGGGCGACGGCCCGGTGATCCGCAACGCCAATTTCGACGATGACGCGGCCGGCAGCGTGGTGGTGGACGACCAAAGCCCGCAGCGCGCGCGCCTGCTGGCGGCGCTGTCGCTGGCGCGCGGGGACGATGCGGCGGCCATGCAACAGGCGTTCTGGCGCTACTGA
- a CDS encoding peroxiredoxin, translating to MTPPNPQPSSWLRRSALALCVACAAANAVAALKPGAPAPLFKTEAAVAGKPFAFDMAAALQKGPVVLYFFPKAFTQGCTVEANAFAEATPRFAALGASVVGMSRDNIDTLKKFSVEECRNQFAVAADPDGKTIRAYDAASLMPGMASRISYVVGQDGKIAFTHEGSDPLRHVEETMKAVQRLKAAAR from the coding sequence ATGACCCCACCCAACCCCCAACCTTCTTCTTGGCTGCGCCGCAGCGCTTTGGCGCTGTGCGTCGCGTGCGCGGCAGCCAACGCCGTGGCCGCGCTGAAGCCCGGCGCACCCGCGCCGCTGTTCAAGACCGAGGCGGCGGTGGCGGGCAAGCCGTTTGCGTTCGACATGGCCGCCGCCCTGCAAAAAGGGCCGGTGGTGCTGTACTTCTTTCCGAAGGCGTTCACGCAGGGCTGCACGGTTGAAGCCAACGCCTTCGCCGAAGCCACGCCGCGTTTTGCCGCGTTGGGCGCCAGCGTGGTCGGCATGTCGCGCGACAACATCGACACGCTGAAGAAATTCAGCGTGGAGGAATGCCGCAACCAATTCGCCGTGGCAGCCGACCCGGACGGCAAGACGATTCGCGCGTACGACGCCGCTTCGCTCATGCCCGGCATGGCCAGCCGCATCTCTTACGTGGTGGGGCAAGACGGCAAGATCGCCTTCACCCACGAAGGCAGCGACCCGCTGCGCCACGTCGAAGAAACGATGAAGGCGGTGCAGCGCCTGAAGGCCGCCGCCCGCTGA